From the Micromonospora sediminicola genome, one window contains:
- a CDS encoding CarD family transcriptional regulator: MVFSVGETVVYPHHGAALIEAIETRVIKGEPREYLVLRVAQGDLTVRVPAENAEIVGVREVVGEEGLGKVFDVLRAPHTEEPTNWSRRYKANLEKLASGNPLKVAEVVRDLWRRERERGLSAGEKRMLAKARDILVGEVALAEKSTKDEAETLLDKVLTEA; encoded by the coding sequence ATGGTTTTCAGTGTCGGCGAGACCGTTGTTTACCCCCACCACGGGGCCGCACTCATCGAGGCAATCGAGACTCGGGTCATCAAGGGCGAGCCAAGGGAATACCTCGTCCTGAGGGTCGCGCAGGGTGACCTGACGGTCCGGGTGCCCGCCGAGAACGCCGAGATCGTGGGTGTGCGCGAGGTGGTCGGCGAAGAGGGCCTGGGCAAGGTCTTCGACGTGCTCCGTGCACCGCACACCGAGGAGCCGACCAACTGGTCGCGGCGTTACAAGGCGAATCTGGAGAAGCTGGCCTCCGGCAACCCGCTGAAGGTGGCCGAGGTCGTCCGCGACCTGTGGCGCCGGGAGCGGGAGCGGGGCCTGTCGGCGGGCGAGAAGCGCATGCTCGCCAAGGCCCGTGACATCCTCGTGGGCGAGGTCGCGCTGGCCGAGAAGAGCACCAAGGACGAGGCTGAGACTCTGCTCGACAAGGTGCTGACCGAGGCCTGA